In the genome of Cupriavidus malaysiensis, one region contains:
- a CDS encoding glycerate kinase type-2 family protein, whose translation MAQTSMDTSACRTLLRRMFDAAVAAAQPALTLTRHLPPPPRGRTIVIGAGKASAAMAQALEAAWPWPLEGLVVTRYGYAVPCRRIEIVEAAHPVPDAAGHEAARRMLALVSGLGPDDLVISLVSGGGSSLLPLPLAGITLADKQALNRALLKSGATISEMNCVRRHLSAIKGGRLAAACHPARVCNLLLSDVPGDDPVDIASGPTVADPGTRADALDILRRYGLEVPPHVLQVLASEAAETLKPGDVRLPRIDTTLIATPRMALEAAAQVAHEAGLTVHLLGDAIEGEARDVGLVLGAIAREVADHRQPVVPPCVLLSGGETTVTVRGQGRGGRNVEFLLALALTLRGHAGIHAIAGDTDGVDGLEEIAGAIVTPDTLRHAQRLGIRARDALADNDGHGFFEALGDSVVTGPTLTNVNDFRAILIAPGSGAESATATATATAAATGT comes from the coding sequence ATGGCCCAGACCTCCATGGACACCAGCGCCTGCCGCACCCTGCTGCGCCGCATGTTCGACGCCGCTGTCGCGGCCGCCCAGCCCGCGCTGACGCTGACCCGCCACCTGCCGCCGCCGCCGCGCGGGCGCACCATCGTGATCGGTGCCGGCAAGGCCTCGGCCGCCATGGCGCAGGCGCTGGAAGCGGCCTGGCCGTGGCCGCTCGAAGGGCTGGTGGTCACGCGCTATGGCTACGCGGTACCGTGCCGGCGCATCGAGATCGTCGAGGCGGCGCACCCGGTGCCGGATGCCGCCGGCCACGAGGCCGCGCGGCGCATGCTGGCACTGGTGTCCGGCCTGGGCCCGGACGACCTCGTGATCAGCCTGGTCTCGGGCGGCGGCTCGTCGCTGCTGCCCTTGCCGCTGGCGGGCATCACGCTGGCCGACAAGCAGGCCCTCAACCGCGCGCTGCTGAAATCGGGCGCCACCATCAGCGAGATGAACTGCGTGCGCCGCCACCTGTCGGCCATCAAGGGCGGCCGGCTGGCGGCCGCCTGCCACCCGGCGCGCGTGTGCAACCTGCTGCTGTCGGACGTGCCGGGCGACGACCCGGTCGACATCGCCTCCGGCCCCACAGTGGCCGACCCCGGCACGCGCGCCGACGCGCTCGACATTCTGCGCCGCTACGGCCTGGAAGTGCCGCCGCACGTGCTGCAGGTGCTGGCCTCCGAGGCGGCGGAGACGCTCAAGCCGGGCGATGTGCGCCTGCCCCGCATCGACACCACGCTGATCGCCACGCCGCGCATGGCGCTGGAAGCCGCCGCGCAGGTGGCGCACGAGGCGGGACTGACCGTGCACCTGCTCGGCGACGCCATCGAGGGCGAGGCGCGCGACGTCGGCCTGGTGCTGGGCGCCATCGCCCGCGAAGTCGCCGACCATCGCCAGCCGGTGGTGCCGCCCTGCGTGCTGCTGTCCGGCGGCGAGACCACCGTGACCGTGCGCGGCCAGGGCCGTGGCGGCCGCAACGTCGAGTTCCTGCTGGCACTCGCCCTGACCTTGCGCGGCCATGCCGGCATCCATGCCATCGCGGGCGACACCGACGGCGTCGACGGACTGGAAGAGATCGCCGGCGCCATCGTCACGCCCGACACCCTGCGGCACGCACAGCGGCTCGGCATCCGGGCGCGCGACGCGCTGGCCGACAACGACGGGCACGGCTTCTTCGAAGCGCTCGGCGACAGCGTGGTGACCGGCCCGACGCTGACCAACGTCAACGACTTCCGCGCGATCCTGATCGCGCCTGGAAGCGGAGCGGAAAGTGCAACTGCAACCGCAACCGCAACTGCAGCCGCAACTGGAACTTGA
- a CDS encoding tartrate dehydrogenase, which translates to MKTYQIATIPGDGIGKEVVPAGREVMAALADAGAGFRFEFEDFDWGGDYYRQHGAMMPADGLDALRGKDAILFGSAGDNQIPDHITLWGLRLKICQGFDQYANVRPTRILPGIDAPLKRCAPEDLDWVIVRENSEGEYSGVGGRVHQGHPIEAATDVSMMTRVGVERILRFAFRLAQSRPRKLLTVITKSNAQRHAMVMWDEVAAQVALEFPDVRWDKELVDAATARMVNRPKSLDTIVATNLHADILSDLAAALAGSLGIAPTGNIDPERRYPSMFEPIHGSAFDIMGQGLANPVGTFWSVVMLLEHLGEHAAAQRLMAAIEAVTADPALHTRDLGGSATTAQVTRAVCDHLATQQQAEAA; encoded by the coding sequence ATGAAGACCTACCAGATCGCAACCATTCCCGGCGACGGCATCGGCAAGGAGGTGGTGCCGGCGGGGCGGGAAGTCATGGCGGCGCTGGCCGACGCCGGCGCCGGCTTCCGCTTCGAGTTCGAGGACTTCGACTGGGGCGGCGACTACTACCGCCAGCACGGCGCGATGATGCCCGCCGACGGCCTCGACGCCTTGCGCGGCAAGGATGCGATCCTGTTCGGCTCGGCCGGCGACAACCAGATCCCCGACCACATCACGCTGTGGGGCCTGCGCCTGAAGATCTGCCAGGGCTTCGACCAGTACGCCAACGTGCGCCCGACCCGCATCCTGCCGGGCATCGACGCCCCGCTCAAGCGCTGCGCGCCGGAAGACCTGGACTGGGTCATCGTGCGCGAGAACTCGGAAGGCGAGTACTCGGGCGTGGGCGGACGCGTGCACCAGGGCCATCCGATCGAGGCCGCCACCGATGTGTCGATGATGACGCGCGTGGGCGTCGAGCGCATCCTGCGCTTCGCTTTCCGGCTGGCGCAGTCGCGCCCGCGCAAGCTGCTCACCGTGATCACCAAGTCCAATGCCCAGCGCCACGCGATGGTGATGTGGGACGAGGTGGCGGCACAGGTGGCGCTTGAGTTCCCCGACGTGCGCTGGGACAAGGAGCTGGTCGATGCGGCCACCGCGCGCATGGTGAACCGGCCGAAGTCGCTCGACACCATCGTCGCCACCAATCTGCACGCCGACATCCTGAGCGACCTCGCCGCCGCGCTGGCGGGCAGCCTCGGCATCGCCCCCACCGGCAACATCGATCCCGAGCGCCGCTACCCGTCGATGTTCGAGCCCATCCACGGCTCGGCCTTCGACATCATGGGCCAGGGCCTGGCCAACCCGGTGGGCACCTTCTGGTCGGTGGTCATGCTGCTGGAGCACCTGGGCGAGCACGCCGCCGCGCAGCGCCTGATGGCGGCCATCGAGGCGGTCACGGCCGACCCTGCGCTGCACACGCGCGACCTCGGCGGCAGCGCCACCACCGCGCAGGTGACGCGCGCCGTGTGCGACCACCTGGCCACGCAGCAGCAGGCCGAGGCGGCCTGA
- a CDS encoding LysR substrate-binding domain-containing protein — protein MTANSAIQPAELGFFAALAGAGSLSAAARDLGITTAAVSKRLAQMEARIGMPLVVRTTRRMSLTPEGEVVLEHARRILGEIDDLGQLLTSAKGRPSGLLRVNATLGFGRMHVAPVIAAYSRAYPDVDVQLQLSADPPPLSEDAFDVCVRFGEPPDARIVARLLAPNRRLLCAAPKYLRDHGAPQSPADLPRHNCIGIRQGSDAYGVWRLTPVKGAKARTESVHVRGNLTTNDGEIAVNWALEGHGIVLRAEWDVERYLRSGRLVQVLPQYATPEANIYAVYQQRHQLSSRIRLFVDFLAAKFAAFGR, from the coding sequence ATGACCGCCAACAGCGCGATCCAGCCCGCCGAACTGGGCTTCTTCGCCGCGCTCGCGGGCGCCGGCAGCCTCAGCGCCGCCGCCCGCGACCTGGGCATCACCACGGCGGCCGTCAGCAAGCGGCTGGCGCAGATGGAAGCGCGCATCGGCATGCCGCTGGTGGTACGCACCACCCGGCGCATGAGCCTGACGCCGGAAGGCGAGGTGGTGCTGGAGCACGCGCGCCGCATCCTCGGCGAGATCGACGACCTCGGCCAGTTGCTGACCAGCGCCAAGGGGCGCCCGAGCGGCCTGCTGCGCGTCAACGCCACGCTGGGCTTCGGGCGCATGCACGTGGCGCCGGTGATCGCCGCCTACAGCCGTGCCTACCCCGATGTCGACGTCCAGCTCCAGCTCTCCGCCGACCCGCCGCCGCTCAGCGAGGATGCCTTCGACGTCTGCGTGCGCTTCGGCGAGCCGCCCGACGCGCGCATCGTCGCGCGCCTGCTGGCGCCCAACCGCCGCCTGCTGTGCGCCGCGCCCAAATACCTGCGCGACCACGGCGCCCCGCAATCGCCGGCCGACCTGCCCCGGCACAACTGCATCGGCATCCGCCAGGGCAGTGACGCCTACGGCGTCTGGCGCCTGACCCCGGTCAAGGGCGCCAAGGCGCGTACCGAGTCCGTGCATGTGCGCGGCAACCTCACCACCAACGACGGCGAGATCGCCGTCAACTGGGCGCTCGAAGGCCACGGCATCGTGCTGCGCGCCGAGTGGGACGTCGAGCGCTACCTGCGCAGCGGCCGCCTGGTGCAGGTGCTGCCGCAGTACGCCACGCCCGAAGCGAATATCTATGCGGTGTACCAGCAGCGCCACCAGCTGTCGTCGCGCATCCGGCTGTTCGTGGATTTCCTGGCGGCGAAGTTCGCGGCCTTCGGGCGGTAG
- the lepB gene encoding signal peptidase I, producing MQLLAKLWKENKGLAAFLFLMVLFRGAIADWNVVPSGSMLPTLRIGDRILVDKMAYDLRIPLTHQRLAYLSQPQRGDIVTIDSAAAHTLLVKRIVGVPGDTVAMRDNVLYINGERASYQPLDATAANVAPDAGAAYFTEAVGGMAHTVRLSPLAPSPRRSFGPVPVPAGQYLMLGDNRDNSADSRYYGFFPREEIMGRTRRVAFSLDPEHYYLPRLQRFGAELDGARG from the coding sequence ATGCAACTCCTCGCCAAGCTGTGGAAAGAGAACAAGGGCCTTGCCGCCTTCCTGTTCCTGATGGTGCTGTTCCGTGGCGCGATCGCCGACTGGAACGTGGTGCCGAGCGGCTCCATGCTGCCGACCCTGCGCATCGGCGACCGCATCCTGGTGGACAAGATGGCCTACGACCTGCGCATCCCGCTCACGCACCAGCGCCTGGCCTACCTGAGCCAGCCGCAGCGGGGCGACATCGTCACCATCGATTCCGCCGCCGCGCACACGCTGCTGGTCAAGCGCATCGTCGGCGTGCCCGGCGATACCGTGGCAATGCGTGACAACGTGCTCTACATCAACGGCGAGCGCGCCTCGTACCAGCCGCTGGACGCCACCGCCGCGAACGTCGCCCCCGATGCCGGCGCCGCCTATTTCACCGAAGCGGTCGGCGGCATGGCGCATACGGTCCGGCTGTCACCGCTGGCCCCGAGCCCGCGCCGCTCGTTCGGGCCGGTGCCGGTCCCGGCCGGCCAGTACCTGATGCTCGGCGACAACCGCGACAACAGCGCCGATTCGCGCTACTACGGCTTCTTCCCCCGCGAGGAAATCATGGGACGGACCCGCCGGGTCGCCTTCTCGCTGGATCCGGAGCACTACTACCTGCCGCGCCTGCAACGCTTCGGGGCGGAACTGGACGGCGCGCGCGGTTGA
- a CDS encoding J domain-containing protein, which produces MTTLYAILGVPEHASLEEIKRAYRRAAMKSHPDRNLGREAEAHAAFQEIRDAYAILSDPVQRQVYDEVYAREMERWQAEHEAEQEQERAAQREAERAAQQHYEAMVALAMRFAGDGHNRDVIFGVLLGRDCEAELAARIADSVWALQESRRAEAAAAEARARAEDEAGAEGEAPAAAAGAEAQSRRHTTPFESFWHGLFGLHAQR; this is translated from the coding sequence ATGACCACTCTCTACGCGATCCTCGGCGTGCCGGAGCACGCTTCTCTGGAAGAGATCAAGCGCGCCTACCGCCGCGCCGCGATGAAGTCCCACCCTGACCGCAACCTGGGCCGCGAGGCGGAGGCACATGCCGCCTTCCAGGAGATCCGTGATGCCTACGCCATTCTGTCCGACCCGGTGCAGCGCCAGGTCTACGACGAGGTGTACGCGCGCGAGATGGAGCGCTGGCAGGCCGAGCACGAGGCCGAACAGGAACAGGAGCGCGCGGCGCAACGCGAGGCCGAGCGCGCCGCGCAGCAGCACTACGAGGCCATGGTGGCGCTGGCCATGCGCTTTGCCGGCGACGGCCACAACCGCGACGTGATCTTCGGCGTGCTGCTGGGCCGGGATTGCGAGGCGGAACTGGCCGCGCGCATCGCGGACAGCGTGTGGGCCTTGCAGGAGTCACGGCGGGCCGAGGCCGCGGCAGCGGAAGCCCGGGCCCGGGCGGAAGACGAGGCCGGGGCCGAAGGCGAGGCACCGGCGGCTGCCGCGGGCGCGGAGGCGCAGTCCCGGCGGCACACCACCCCCTTCGAGTCCTTCTGGCACGGGCTGTTCGGCCTGCACGCGCAGCGCTGA
- a CDS encoding PIN domain-containing protein: MRHSPFTALYDACVLYPAPLRDFLMWLGLSGRFRARWSPQIHDEWKRNLLANREDLTREQLDRTSDLMDRAIPDALVLDYEALAVELWLPDPDDRHVLAAAIRCGASVIVTFNRKDFPDDALAPFGIEARHPDEFIDNLFDLDAAAVVAAARQQRAQLKHPPMDVDRYLDVLQRQGLLQTVKGLGQYRSIL; the protein is encoded by the coding sequence ATGAGGCATTCGCCATTCACAGCCCTGTATGACGCTTGCGTGCTGTATCCAGCGCCACTGCGCGACTTTCTCATGTGGCTGGGCCTGTCGGGGCGGTTCCGTGCACGGTGGAGTCCGCAGATCCACGACGAATGGAAGCGCAATCTGCTGGCTAACCGCGAAGACCTGACGCGCGAGCAACTGGATCGCACATCGGACCTGATGGATCGCGCCATCCCTGATGCCTTGGTCCTTGACTACGAGGCACTTGCCGTCGAACTATGGTTACCGGACCCAGACGACCGGCACGTACTCGCCGCCGCCATTCGTTGCGGTGCCAGCGTCATCGTCACCTTCAACCGGAAAGACTTTCCGGACGACGCATTGGCACCGTTCGGCATCGAGGCCCGGCACCCCGACGAATTCATCGACAACCTGTTCGACCTGGATGCGGCCGCTGTCGTTGCCGCCGCCCGGCAGCAGCGCGCGCAGCTCAAGCATCCGCCCATGGATGTCGACCGCTACCTCGACGTGCTGCAACGCCAGGGCCTGCTGCAAACCGTCAAGGGCCTGGGCCAATACCGTTCCATCCTGTAG
- a CDS encoding helix-turn-helix domain-containing protein codes for MTAAYSRVTLPVEREVQAAVQGQRALAAYLATQVETQRIQIFDDKNQAHQVELPTSALRLLVDILAELAGGNAVKVVPVHAELTTQEAADLLNVSRPHLVKLLEDGALPFHRAGKHRRVRFSDLMQFKAARDQASEQAMAELAHQAQVSDMGYE; via the coding sequence GTGACCGCCGCCTATTCGAGAGTAACGCTACCCGTGGAACGGGAAGTGCAGGCTGCCGTGCAAGGTCAACGCGCCTTGGCGGCTTATCTGGCCACCCAGGTCGAGACCCAGCGCATCCAGATCTTCGATGACAAGAATCAAGCTCATCAGGTGGAGCTGCCAACATCGGCGCTCCGCCTGCTGGTGGACATCCTGGCCGAACTGGCCGGCGGCAATGCCGTCAAGGTCGTGCCTGTTCATGCCGAGTTGACCACGCAGGAAGCGGCCGACCTGCTCAACGTCTCCCGGCCGCACCTGGTCAAGTTGCTGGAAGACGGCGCGCTGCCGTTCCATCGGGCTGGCAAGCACCGCCGCGTGCGCTTTTCGGACCTGATGCAGTTCAAGGCCGCGCGCGATCAGGCCAGTGAGCAAGCCATGGCCGAGTTGGCGCATCAAGCCCAGGTGTCTGACATGGGTTACGAATGA
- a CDS encoding acyltransferase family protein gives MHPDPRNGRIDMLRGVSILLVLLHHFNIAYPLQDTVLAATLGWPAVRAVARNGNYGVTIFFVISGFLITTNALERWGSLERIRLPGFYALRAARILPGLFLALLAVDTLALAGVRIFDNRAGAPVSLWTVNLAGATFWMNVLITQHGWINYPLGVLWSLSVEAVFYLLFPLACVGLRRPSVRLALALAAICIGPLYRYAHAGDEGGFLYAYPACFDAIAIGCCAAVLARQRPFPVLQQRAVRALVAAAMAALYLAWPIAQSHVLGVSAMALATALLLLGSGRAAPLSRPARALAACGRRSYEIYLFHLLVLGSMRTLMPAAMIAGDAKTVLLAAYLVLSVAVGACVAWSWSDPINAAWRRRWVRYPASAPSADGRGGQSAAN, from the coding sequence GTGCATCCCGATCCGCGCAATGGGCGGATCGACATGCTGCGCGGCGTGTCGATCCTGCTGGTGCTGCTCCACCATTTCAATATCGCCTACCCGCTGCAGGACACCGTGCTGGCGGCAACCCTGGGCTGGCCCGCCGTGCGCGCCGTGGCCCGCAACGGCAATTACGGCGTGACGATCTTCTTCGTCATTTCCGGCTTCCTGATCACCACCAATGCCCTCGAGCGCTGGGGCAGCCTGGAGCGGATCCGGCTGCCCGGCTTCTACGCCCTGCGCGCGGCACGCATCCTGCCCGGCCTGTTCCTGGCACTGCTGGCGGTGGACACGCTGGCCCTGGCGGGGGTGCGGATCTTCGACAACCGCGCGGGCGCGCCGGTATCGCTATGGACCGTCAATCTCGCCGGCGCGACCTTCTGGATGAACGTCCTCATCACGCAGCACGGCTGGATCAACTATCCGCTGGGCGTGCTGTGGTCGCTGTCGGTCGAGGCGGTGTTCTACCTGCTGTTCCCGCTGGCCTGCGTGGGCCTGCGGCGCCCGTCGGTCCGCCTGGCCCTGGCGCTGGCGGCGATCTGCATCGGCCCGTTGTACCGCTACGCCCACGCGGGCGACGAGGGCGGATTCCTGTACGCCTATCCGGCCTGCTTCGACGCCATCGCGATCGGCTGCTGCGCGGCGGTGCTGGCACGGCAGCGGCCGTTCCCCGTGCTGCAGCAGCGCGCCGTCCGCGCGCTGGTCGCGGCCGCGATGGCGGCGCTGTACCTGGCCTGGCCGATCGCGCAAAGCCATGTGCTGGGCGTCAGCGCAATGGCCCTGGCCACAGCCTTGCTGCTGCTGGGAAGCGGCCGCGCCGCGCCCTTGTCGCGGCCGGCCCGGGCACTGGCGGCCTGCGGGCGCCGGAGCTACGAGATCTACCTGTTCCACCTGCTGGTGCTGGGCTCGATGCGCACGCTCATGCCTGCGGCCATGATCGCCGGGGATGCGAAGACGGTGCTGCTGGCTGCCTACCTGGTGCTCTCGGTCGCGGTGGGAGCGTGCGTGGCCTGGTCGTGGTCGGACCCGATCAATGCGGCATGGCGCCGCCGGTGGGTCCGCTACCCGGCCAGCGCGCCATCGGCGGACGGGCGCGGCGGACAATCCGCTGCGAACTGA
- the blaOXA gene encoding class D beta-lactamase encodes MKPRLNWRGMSLALILCGPCAAPASALTLCTVVADAVDGRVLLQQGQCAERYTPASTFKLPLALMGFDAGILQDEHTPAWPFQPGYPDWGGEPWRQPVDPARWIHYSVFWYSQQLAARLGQDRLQQYTSAFQYGNQDVSGEPGKQNGTQGAWFNASLRISPLEQIAFLRKIAIRQLPVGAHAYDMAERLFAQEQSPDGWRVYGKTGTGSPGSDGSYDRDHAYGWFVGWAEKGERKLVFARLIQDEQATTPNAGVRVRDAILREFPTLAGTGTGTGTGTGTGTGTGISISKKD; translated from the coding sequence ATGAAGCCAAGACTGAACTGGCGCGGGATGTCCCTCGCCCTGATCCTTTGCGGGCCGTGCGCCGCGCCGGCCTCCGCCCTCACCCTCTGCACCGTCGTCGCCGACGCGGTCGACGGACGCGTGCTGCTGCAGCAGGGCCAATGCGCCGAGCGCTATACGCCGGCATCCACCTTCAAGCTTCCGCTCGCCCTGATGGGCTTCGACGCCGGCATCCTGCAGGACGAACACACGCCCGCGTGGCCGTTCCAGCCTGGCTATCCGGACTGGGGCGGCGAGCCGTGGCGCCAGCCGGTGGACCCGGCCCGCTGGATCCACTACTCCGTGTTCTGGTACTCGCAGCAGCTCGCCGCGCGCCTGGGGCAGGATCGCCTCCAGCAATACACGTCGGCCTTCCAGTACGGCAACCAGGATGTCTCGGGCGAACCCGGCAAGCAGAACGGCACGCAGGGTGCGTGGTTCAATGCCTCGCTGCGCATCTCGCCGCTGGAGCAGATCGCCTTCCTGCGCAAGATCGCCATCCGGCAGTTGCCCGTCGGCGCGCATGCCTACGACATGGCCGAGCGCCTCTTCGCGCAGGAGCAGAGCCCGGACGGATGGCGCGTGTACGGCAAGACCGGGACCGGATCGCCCGGCTCGGACGGCAGCTATGACCGCGACCATGCCTACGGCTGGTTCGTGGGCTGGGCGGAGAAAGGCGAGCGGAAACTGGTGTTCGCCCGCCTGATCCAGGACGAGCAGGCCACGACGCCGAACGCGGGCGTGCGGGTACGCGACGCCATCCTCCGCGAGTTCCCCACCCTCGCCGGCACCGGCACCGGCACCGGCACCGGCACCGGCACCGGCACCGGCACCGGCATCAGCATCAGCAAGAAGGACTGA
- a CDS encoding M56 family metallopeptidase — MSGPMAGFGWIAGDVLLAFLWQGLCIQAAAACLLWWMRPAGARARYAVLCAALVLCVVVPVLDAAARLDTWQASAVLPDGAAGIVTLPATWSGVLAGMPAMAAPALPWRAWLAMAWLAGVSGMTLRLLLGMAWLRQVIRSSRPWTDAAWTARVQALSGRLRLPRGVALRIAPGLSSPVTAGWWRPVVLVPAGLVSGMPADLLEALLAHELAHVRRLDYLVNFLQRVIEALLFFHPSVWWLSRRLGEEREHIADDMAAACIGAPRTLARALDSLSRGMPVPAAGLDLAQQARGGALAQRIRRLLRPAPAPSRAALAAPWLAAALGLACAAAWTVPAAPTAPSGSGLAGIEALVKASGAAHVLVVDAASGAKLIGRAEHEEVPIASLTKLMTAMVVLDTAPDLARPVRIEREDAEATRNSVSQLPVGASATLGTLLKLALMSSDNRAAHALARSYPGGTPAFERSLRDKMAQLGLKHTTLREPTGLSPANRSTAADIERIVNAAAAYPEIARDSTRPAETVNIASGALHYRNTNPLVGRRGWDIQLSKTGMSPAAGRCLVMRVRVQGRDLTLVLLKARQQPA, encoded by the coding sequence GTGAGTGGCCCGATGGCCGGCTTCGGCTGGATCGCGGGCGATGTGCTGCTGGCCTTCCTGTGGCAGGGCCTGTGCATCCAGGCCGCGGCGGCCTGCCTGCTGTGGTGGATGCGCCCTGCCGGCGCCCGTGCCCGCTATGCGGTACTGTGCGCCGCCCTCGTCCTGTGCGTGGTCGTACCCGTGCTGGACGCGGCCGCCCGACTCGACACCTGGCAGGCATCGGCCGTGCTGCCGGATGGCGCCGCCGGCATCGTCACGCTGCCGGCGACCTGGTCCGGCGTGCTCGCCGGCATGCCGGCCATGGCCGCGCCGGCGCTCCCGTGGCGCGCCTGGCTGGCGATGGCGTGGCTGGCGGGCGTGAGCGGGATGACGCTGCGGCTGCTGCTGGGCATGGCCTGGCTGCGGCAGGTGATCCGCTCCAGCCGGCCCTGGACGGATGCCGCATGGACAGCGCGCGTGCAGGCGCTATCGGGCCGGCTGCGCTTGCCGCGCGGCGTCGCGCTGCGCATCGCGCCCGGCCTGTCCAGCCCCGTGACGGCGGGCTGGTGGCGGCCCGTGGTGCTGGTGCCCGCCGGCCTGGTGAGCGGCATGCCGGCCGACCTGCTGGAGGCGCTGCTGGCGCACGAGCTGGCGCATGTCCGGCGCCTCGACTACCTGGTCAACTTCCTGCAGCGCGTGATCGAGGCACTGCTGTTCTTCCACCCTTCGGTGTGGTGGCTGTCGCGCCGCCTGGGCGAGGAGCGCGAGCACATCGCCGACGATATGGCCGCGGCCTGCATCGGCGCGCCGCGCACCCTGGCGCGCGCGCTCGACAGCCTCAGCCGCGGCATGCCGGTGCCGGCCGCCGGCCTCGACCTGGCGCAGCAGGCGCGCGGCGGGGCACTGGCCCAGCGCATCCGCCGCCTGCTGCGCCCGGCGCCGGCGCCCTCGCGTGCCGCGCTGGCGGCCCCCTGGCTTGCCGCGGCGCTGGGGCTGGCCTGCGCCGCCGCATGGACCGTCCCGGCCGCCCCGACCGCGCCGTCCGGCTCCGGCCTGGCCGGCATCGAGGCGCTGGTCAAGGCCAGCGGGGCGGCCCACGTGCTGGTGGTGGATGCCGCCTCGGGGGCCAAGCTGATCGGACGGGCTGAGCATGAGGAAGTCCCGATCGCCTCGCTGACCAAGCTGATGACGGCCATGGTGGTGCTGGATACCGCCCCGGACCTCGCCCGCCCCGTCCGCATCGAGCGGGAGGATGCCGAGGCCACCCGCAACAGCGTGTCGCAACTGCCAGTGGGCGCCAGCGCGACGCTGGGCACGCTGCTGAAGCTGGCGCTGATGTCGTCGGACAACCGGGCCGCCCACGCACTGGCGCGCAGCTATCCCGGCGGTACGCCGGCGTTCGAGCGGTCCTTGCGCGACAAGATGGCACAGCTCGGCCTGAAGCACACGACGCTGCGCGAACCGACCGGCCTGTCGCCGGCCAATCGCTCCACGGCTGCCGACATCGAGCGCATCGTGAACGCGGCAGCCGCCTATCCGGAGATCGCGCGCGACAGCACGCGGCCGGCGGAAACCGTCAACATCGCGAGCGGCGCCCTCCACTACCGCAATACCAACCCCTTGGTCGGCCGCCGGGGCTGGGACATCCAACTGTCCAAGACCGGCATGTCGCCTGCGGCGGGCCGCTGCCTGGTCATGCGCGTCCGGGTGCAGGGACGCGACCTGACCCTGGTGCTGCTCAAGGCGCGCCAACAGCCGGCGTAG
- a CDS encoding BlaI/MecI/CopY family transcriptional regulator produces the protein MNRFPASPLKPTSAELDVLQTLWETGPATVKAVHQAMAADRPELTYANVLRLMQIMHGKGLLERDESERSHVYAPAQSQKSTQASLLKDLISKAFAGSGKALVLAALRGGHVSQQERAEIEDLLRGDGK, from the coding sequence ATGAACCGCTTCCCCGCCAGCCCCCTCAAACCCACCAGCGCCGAGCTCGACGTACTGCAGACCCTATGGGAAACCGGACCGGCCACGGTCAAGGCGGTGCACCAGGCCATGGCGGCCGATCGGCCCGAGCTGACCTACGCGAACGTCCTGCGGCTGATGCAGATCATGCACGGCAAGGGCCTGCTGGAGCGCGACGAGAGTGAACGCTCGCATGTCTATGCGCCCGCACAGAGCCAGAAGTCGACCCAGGCCAGCCTGCTGAAGGACCTGATCAGCAAGGCCTTCGCCGGCTCCGGCAAGGCCCTGGTGCTGGCCGCGCTGCGCGGCGGTCACGTCAGCCAGCAGGAGCGCGCCGAGATCGAGGACCTGCTGCGCGGGGACGGCAAGTGA